From the Vibrio vulnificus CMCP6 genome, the window CACTTTGCCTCGCTGACCATCACTGCCCCAAACGCCTATCGCATCTTGTTGGTACCATTCCAACAGAGCGCGTTCAAAACTCGTCAAATCACGATTGAGTTCATCCAGATAAACTTGAATTGAGCTGTCACTACCCAAGAAATACCAATCTTGGTTTGATGCAGCGTTGGTTGGGAATGCCTCTCCTTCGCCAGGGCGTTTCTGGATGAAGTAGTGATTTTCACCCTCGATTTGCCCAACAAAAACGGCGTTTTCCGTACTCCCCCACACGGTGCTGTGGCGCTCTTCCCAACTCAATAGACGGGAGGCAGCAAAATAGCCTTTCACGCGCTCTTCGATGCGGAGACCTTCTGCACGATCGAAGGCAATCGGGTTGAAGGTGAAGTTCACGTAGTCATCTGCAGAGCCAAGGTATTTCCAATCGCCATTGCTGGTTTGATTGGTCGGGAAAGCCTGAGCCTCCACGGTGCGCATGACAAAATAGTCGCGGCTGCCCGTTTCTGGATTCGCGAACACATACAGCGCGCCTGCTCGACGTTCCGCGTGAGTTACGCCATTGTTGAGCAATCCACGGCCATAATGTTCAGCAACAAACGCATCAAACTGAGTAATGGTCGCAAAATCTTCGTTTAGGAGCGTGTCGTTTTGCGCAAACGTTGGGGTCATGTCGACCACTTGGCTGTAACCATACTCTTGGCCAATGATGATCGGCCCTTTGAGATCCGCAATCGGTGGATTTTGCTCAGGGGTGAAGCGCGTTAGCTCAGTCTCACCATTTCTGTCTGAACAACTTAAGCGGACCTGCGTTGGCACACCATTATCCATCGCTAAGTTAACGTGGAATTTGTTGCTGTCATTAACGCTATGACGAGAGGCATTCAGTACCACTCGCTCACTGGCACCATTAGCAAACTCGACATCTAACTGGCACTGACCTTGAGTTTGGTAGCTAGGGCGCAGCACTTCATCACCACGTAGCGCGTAGCGCCAGGTCTTGCCATGCTTATGCATCACGCCTGAGATTTGCTCACAGTTGTTACCCACCACAAAACCCGCACCATCGTGATCGGTGCCTGACTTATTGAGAGTACAGAGCGTCACTTCCCCCACCTCTGGTGTAGGCGTGTACGTGACCGCACCACGTCCGTACTTGGAAAGCAACTCATAGTCACCTTGCGCCGATGTCATGTTGGAATTAATGTGCCATTGGAGATCACGGCCAGATGAACAACGATCGGTGCTCTGATCCACACCACCAACAAAGACAGCGCTGTCACCGTTTGCCGCTTGGAAGGTAAACTTACACACACGTTGCTGCTCACCATCCATGCGCAAGGTTTGCCAACTATCACTCTCAAGCTCCGCTGGGGTTAAATCTGCCACAGGCTGCCAACCCTCTGGCTGGAACGCCCCTTGAACGCCTTGCGGCAGTTCAAACACATTGCCGTAATTGGAGTAAACCAGCGGATAAATTTGGCTTGGGTTTTCGTTATATGGGTCATAAATACCCAATAGCGTCATCACAGCTACACCCGTTTGTTGTGGTTTAGGTGTGTCGGTCTCGACCGTTTGATAGCGCTGCGCGGCCTGATCCCACTGCACATAACCACTCGGGCTGCTGCTATCAAGATTAAAACCGTTGTTCATCCAACGCTGCGCTTTGCGCGACTGTGCAGGGTGTTCCAACGTAAAGCGACTGATGGTGCCGACATATTCCTGCTCACCACCATTTTGCGCATCCACTAAGAAACGGAACGCATCTTTAAACGGCGGTACAATATCGTCCCCTTGTTGCTGGGTATAAACATCGCCTTTCCAATGTAGGTTGCCGATAAAGCGTTGATGGAAAGCATCCCAACCCCAGCCCGATTCCATATCGTGAATCGACGCCATATACGGCCAATGCCCCAATCCATAGTTGTGGCCAAGTTCATGTGACCATTCATTACCCGTGGTGGCTTCTAGCGTGACAATGCCACCGCCACCACTGCCCCCATGCACAATCACTTGCGGTAAATCGGTGTCTTTTTTGGTGTAAACCCCAACGTTGGTATGGGCAGTAATGTGATTGAAGCGTCGGTTGTACTGCTGTGAGTAACCTGCGCTGGTTAAAATGCCGACGTTGGCATTGTTGATGCCCGTTGAGACCATGGCTTTACCAATCGCTTCACGCATATCGCCACTGTGCCAACCACCTGTGCTGGCACTTTTATCGGTGTACACCACGCCGTTTGGCATCGTCACAATCGGAAAATGCGCTGGCGTGTAATCGGCCATCACCAACTTGGAGGCAGGGATCTTCTGGAAGTAATCCGCTGCAAGCGTCGGTAAGTTTTGGATCATGGTATTGCGATTGCGCGGCTCGATAAGCATGCCCATGTCGATGTTTTGGATCACCAACTCTGGTGCGCCACCAAATTGGATCTCTCCTTGGCTCAATACACCTTCTCGGCCTAAGTTGTCGGTCAAGCGCAGCGATAGACCCGGCTTCATCCAGTTCCATTGTAGGGGCAGCGACCAAGCATGATGAGAAAACACCACTTTCATGCGTCCATTGTCAGGCTGATCCGACGCAGCCAGAGCGCTTGGCGGCAACATCAAGCTGCTGTGAACCACCTCGCCATCAAGGAGCACTTCTGCACGCACTTGGTTGATCTCTTCGCCTTGCGATGGCGTGAAAAGCAGCATCGCTTCGCGGTTCATGATCACATCCAAATGGCCTTGCCCTGTCAGCTCATTGCCATTTGGCGCGACCGAAGTGTGCGTTTGCGTGATGCCCAGACCACCTTCTAAACTGCCTTGCAAATGGTTAGGCGTTGGGATCTCATCGGCAAAGCCAACACGAGAGGCTTGAGTGGTAAAACGCACTACCTGTGGCTCAGCACAATCCACTGGATTGCAAGAGCGCAGCGCCATCTCATATTGTGTTTCAGGCTGGAGCCCGCCGATGAAAAAACCCGCTGAAACGGCGTCATAATGGCGAACATCCTTATCGTCACTCACCTTGGTCAAGGTCAACTGCGTTGTGTCCGACTCGTTTTGACCTAACCAATCAAACGATACGCCCACATCCGAGACACTCGATACCGTAACAGAATGGATGGCAGGCTTCACAATAGCACCACAATCGTTGGTTTCTGTGCGGTAAATAACATCACGCTCCCAAACGTAACTGCCATCTGCACGCTTCGATCCGTGTGCCGCAGGTATGTATTCCACAAAACAGCCTTGCTCATCCGATTCGTAAACACCGAATTCAAGGCTCATCAGGTAAAAACCACCGTCGTACATCATGAATTCCCAGCTTTGATCGACAAAATCGATCACATTACGATACGGTGTGTCATCGCCGCCTTGGTAAGGCAGAAATGGGAACTTAAGATCATTTTTGTAGCTGAGACGATATTCAAAACCTCGGTAATTGATCCAACGTTCGCCATTGCGTTCAAATACGCCTTCGCCGCGTTCAGCCATCGCTTTGATCGATTCCAAACGCTCGACGGTTTTCTCTCCGATCTGTACCAGCGTCAACTCAGGTTGCGCCCACACAGCGGTGCTTCCCAACAGCCCCGCTATGAGAAGTGTCAGTGGTTTTTTCTTCATGATTGACTTATCTCATTATTATTTGAATAGATTGAGCCCAAATTTAGGCAACACTAACCCACAACATTCCTCTGGAAATCTAAGAAATATCGTTATTAATAAGTAGGTTAGGGTTTGATTATCATTTATGAGACAAGAAATTTAAAAATGAAGATTGAACGGAATGAGAGTGCAGTTCCAAAATGCCATACTGAAAAAATTCAATCTGAGAGGTTCAGTTAACAATTGAGTGGATTTATAAATATCATTAAATTCAATAATTTATGTTGAAATTACCCACAAAAATCACCGTTAGAAATAGCTGAGCAGCTTCATCTCTTCTCGGCTTAGGTATAGAATACCAAGGCCGAGGCGAACTCGAACCAATAAGCAGAAACAGCCCGTATCTCGCTTGCTGAGTATCCCGTCCGAACCTCTCATTTGTTTAGCAGACAGACCACGCCCTTTCTCTCCCATTCATTCGGTGTGGTAACCCTGAAGAAAACTTGGAAACTCGCCATGAGCCTATTTGAGAATCTCTCCATCATCTTTGCCTTGATCTTAACCAGCTGCTTTTTTTCTATGTCGGAAATTGCACTTGCCGCCGCCAGAAAAATTCGCTTAAAGCAGCTTTCTGACGAAGGCGATGTGCGCGCCACCAATGTGCTTGAACTGCAAGCCAATCCGGGTAACTTCTTTACTGTGGTACAAATTGGCCTCAACGCTGTTGCCATCATGGGCGGTATCGTCGGTGAATCTGCGTTTACCCCTCACATCAGAGCCGCTCTTGACGGTATCATCCCTGCAACTTGGTTAGCACAGGTGAGTTTCTTTCTCTCCTTCTTTTTAGTCACCAGCATGTTTATTTTGTTTGCCGACTTAATGCCCAAACGCATCGCCATGGCGGTGCCAGAAAAAATCGCCATGACCTTGGTCGGCCCGATGTTGGTGTGCATCACCATTCTCAAGCCATTTATTTTTGTCTTTAACGGCTTAGCCAACCTGATTTTCCAACTGCTGAACATTCCTGCTGAGCGTAACGACGACATTACCTCTGACGATATTTATGCAGTGATGGATGCGGGCG encodes:
- a CDS encoding M66 family metalloprotease, with protein sequence MKKKPLTLLIAGLLGSTAVWAQPELTLVQIGEKTVERLESIKAMAERGEGVFERNGERWINYRGFEYRLSYKNDLKFPFLPYQGGDDTPYRNVIDFVDQSWEFMMYDGGFYLMSLEFGVYESDEQGCFVEYIPAAHGSKRADGSYVWERDVIYRTETNDCGAIVKPAIHSVTVSSVSDVGVSFDWLGQNESDTTQLTLTKVSDDKDVRHYDAVSAGFFIGGLQPETQYEMALRSCNPVDCAEPQVVRFTTQASRVGFADEIPTPNHLQGSLEGGLGITQTHTSVAPNGNELTGQGHLDVIMNREAMLLFTPSQGEEINQVRAEVLLDGEVVHSSLMLPPSALAASDQPDNGRMKVVFSHHAWSLPLQWNWMKPGLSLRLTDNLGREGVLSQGEIQFGGAPELVIQNIDMGMLIEPRNRNTMIQNLPTLAADYFQKIPASKLVMADYTPAHFPIVTMPNGVVYTDKSASTGGWHSGDMREAIGKAMVSTGINNANVGILTSAGYSQQYNRRFNHITAHTNVGVYTKKDTDLPQVIVHGGSGGGGIVTLEATTGNEWSHELGHNYGLGHWPYMASIHDMESGWGWDAFHQRFIGNLHWKGDVYTQQQGDDIVPPFKDAFRFLVDAQNGGEQEYVGTISRFTLEHPAQSRKAQRWMNNGFNLDSSSPSGYVQWDQAAQRYQTVETDTPKPQQTGVAVMTLLGIYDPYNENPSQIYPLVYSNYGNVFELPQGVQGAFQPEGWQPVADLTPAELESDSWQTLRMDGEQQRVCKFTFQAANGDSAVFVGGVDQSTDRCSSGRDLQWHINSNMTSAQGDYELLSKYGRGAVTYTPTPEVGEVTLCTLNKSGTDHDGAGFVVGNNCEQISGVMHKHGKTWRYALRGDEVLRPSYQTQGQCQLDVEFANGASERVVLNASRHSVNDSNKFHVNLAMDNGVPTQVRLSCSDRNGETELTRFTPEQNPPIADLKGPIIIGQEYGYSQVVDMTPTFAQNDTLLNEDFATITQFDAFVAEHYGRGLLNNGVTHAERRAGALYVFANPETGSRDYFVMRTVEAQAFPTNQTSNGDWKYLGSADDYVNFTFNPIAFDRAEGLRIEERVKGYFAASRLLSWEERHSTVWGSTENAVFVGQIEGENHYFIQKRPGEGEAFPTNAASNQDWYFLGSDSSIQVYLDELNRDLTSFERALLEWYQQDAIGVWGSDGQRGKVNDIYQYAFRGGYHYYRLKTTSYGYFPWPTDNNSSNHQWAYLGQF